One Mustelus asterias chromosome 10, sMusAst1.hap1.1, whole genome shotgun sequence DNA window includes the following coding sequences:
- the LOC144499589 gene encoding uncharacterized protein LOC144499589: protein MERLTLILIAGILLISWIWVEGTPGHQLTEKLGGFHLAWKNSTHNRTQGEFTCGANRMCGIANITSVCKLYRCEKCLDNNKALPTTAMNCTVTITAGAPLCQIQTRRNRTCMSSKENGTTWNITVTGERPRLVWFQNSTEIKGRNTFLYAIMFLPNKPIIEQTQFAPVLHTCRKMANQLTHTEVHWTVILPSLPTCSGARRRRAWYDTLLGGTGTVLGISNAADNEVTRTMLSDTGYSTSHGLHTVGIWMPTVVKTQVETARILLRTLDWEKRMWNATQELMHNITAALNMTICNIQGVHMRVQQERFIRIVTTGNSHELRELWNISDTLWVQARSDKTVCNKTACTGHYTLMNVADVISVCKYHVLPVITLHGFYFLRTNGNWFSPKNNWTYDLSTCEDTDRGLACLTMTRYRDPCLTDDTALCEWRVEKPRDILWQIGPHAVCVATIHRHPLLPQIPFSGCLKGVYIWHWANKTYKLTNYSTESRLSTAQWKVLHMPWRVSLDRFKCALNQSTELKHIIDSHKSNVSRVMVSTFIAGEQAVHAARMIENESAHHWWDLLTGISQTARRYVLPPLILIFVIVAVLTCCNVLTCVYVRRVKQGLESTLYHTALR, encoded by the coding sequence ATGGAACGATTGACGTTGATACTGATAGCAGGAATACTCTTGATCTCGTGGATATGGGTTGAGGGGACCCCTGGTCATCAATTGACCGAAAAGCTTGGCGGTTTTCACCTCGCATGGAAGAACTCCACCCATAATAGAACTCAAGGGGAGTTCACTTGTGGCGCGAATCGAATGTGCGGAATCGCGAATATAACGAGTGTGTGTAAGCTATATCGTTGTGAAAAATGCTTGGACAACAACAAAGCTCTCCCCACAACTGCTATGAATTGTACGGTTACCATAACGGCAGGAGCTCCACTTTGCCAGATACAAACAAGAAGGAATAGAACCTGTATGTCCAGTAAGGAAAATGGCACCACCTGGAATATTACTGTGACAGGTGAGAGGCCTCGATTGGTATGGTTCCAGAACAGTACAGAAATAAAAGGCCGCAATACATTCCTATATGCAATAATGTTCCTACCAAACAAGCCTATAATAGAACAAACACAATTCGCCCCAGTCCTACATACTTGTCGAAAGATGGCGAATCAGCTCACGCACACTGAGGTACACTGGACTGTCATTCTGCCCTCGCTACCTACCTGTTCTGGCGCCCGCAGGCGGCGAGCATGGTATGATACGCTGTTGGGTGGGACTGGTACAGTACTAGGTATCTCTAATGCGGCTGACAATGAAGTTACCAGAACTATGTTATCGGACACCGGATATTCGACATCACACGGGCTCCATACTGTCGGAATATGGATGCCCACGGTTGTGAAAACGCAAGTGGAAACAGCACGGATTCTGCTACGAACTCTGGACTGGGAGAAGCGAATGTGGAATGCGACACAGGAACTTATGCATAACATCACGGCGGCACTTAATATGACTATCTGCAACATCCAAGGAGTGCACATGCGAGTGCAACAAGAGAGGTTTATCCGAATAGTTACTACGGGTAACTCTCATGAACTGCGAGAACTCTGGAACATATCGGACACTTTGTGGGTGCAAGCCCGCTCAGATAAAACTGTTTGTAACAAAACAGCATGTACTGGACATTACACCTTGATGAATGTGGCAGATGTAATATCTGTATGTAAATACCATGTACTGCCTGTAATTACCCTGCATGGGTTTTACTTTCTGAGAACTAATGGTAACTGGTTTAGTCCTAAAAACAATTGGACTTATGATTTGTCAACATGTGAAGACACTGACAGAGGATTGGCATGTTTAACTATGACAAGATATCGCGATCCATGTTTAACTGATGACACGGCATTATGTGAGTGGCGAGTAGAGAAACCACGAGATATCTTGTGGCAGATTGGGCCCCACGCTGTATGTGTGGCCACCATACACCGCCACCCATTATTGCCGCAGATACCGTTCTCTGGGTGTTTGAAGGGGGTGTACATTTGGCATTGGGCGAACAAGACTTACAAATTGACTAATTATAGCACTGAATCTCGCTTGAGTACGGCTCAGTGGAAAGTTCTCCATATGCCATGGCGAGTCTCTCTCGACAGGTTCAAATGCGCATTGAATCAGTCGACGGAGCTAAAACATATAATTGACTCTCATAAGTCTAACGTGTCCCGTGTCATGGTCTCTACCTTTATAGCCGGAGAACAGGCAGTACATGCTGCGCGAATGATAGAGAATGAATCAGCCCATCATTGGTGGGACTTGCTAACCGGGATATCACAAACGGCCCGGCGATATGTTTTGCCTCCTCTGATATTGATATTTGTGATTGTTGCTGTTTTAACTTGTTGTAATGTACTTACCTGTGTATATGTCAGGCGTGTGAAACAGGGTTTGGAAAGTACCCTGTATCACACTGCGTTGAGGTAA